A single Carnobacterium inhibens subsp. inhibens DSM 13024 DNA region contains:
- a CDS encoding flagellar protein FlaG yields MDIIQAVTKSLQIRPVESNAIHQSGIQKSYIKGTSGTKEINEPIIVSEISKEELEQSIEKANQFLLGLNTQFDFKVHEGTGRTVVRLVDKQTEEVVKEIPPEKMLDVIAGIWDMAGIIIDRKE; encoded by the coding sequence ATGGATATTATACAAGCTGTCACTAAATCTCTTCAAATTCGTCCAGTAGAATCGAATGCAATCCATCAATCGGGTATACAAAAATCATACATAAAAGGAACGTCAGGTACAAAAGAAATAAATGAACCTATAATCGTTTCTGAAATATCTAAAGAAGAACTGGAACAATCTATAGAAAAAGCCAATCAGTTCTTATTGGGGCTAAATACACAATTTGATTTTAAAGTGCACGAAGGTACAGGTAGAACAGTTGTTAGATTGGTCGATAAACAAACAGAAGAAGTAGTAAAAGAGATTCCTCCAGAAAAAATGCTTGATGTTATTGCGGGCATTTGGGATATGGCGGGAATCATAATAGATCGAAAGGAGTGA
- a CDS encoding flagellin: MRINTNTAAMNTYSQLTSANASKSSSLAKLSSGLRINKAGDDAAGLAISEKMKNQISGMNQASRNAQDGISLIQTAEGGLTETHSILNRMRDLAVQAKNDTNTSEDRGAIQKEMDSLTLEVDRIANQTEFNGKKLLKEGAAGEGSSFTFQIGANKGQDITLKVADMTAASLKVGTVTDGVLDVADKLDVSTDTLSAADFDTVIGKLDDAISSVSTERANLGATQNRLDHTVSNLATTKENLSEANSRITDVDMAEEMMSFTKSNILSQASTAMLAQANQMPQGVLQLLQ, from the coding sequence ATGAGAATCAATACAAACACAGCAGCAATGAATACTTACTCTCAACTAACTTCAGCTAATGCTTCAAAAAGCAGTTCACTAGCTAAATTATCATCTGGACTACGCATCAATAAAGCTGGGGATGACGCAGCAGGTTTAGCAATCTCTGAAAAAATGAAAAACCAAATCAGTGGTATGAATCAAGCTTCACGTAATGCCCAAGATGGAATTTCATTGATTCAAACAGCAGAAGGTGGATTAACAGAAACACACAGTATCTTAAACCGCATGCGTGATTTAGCTGTTCAAGCTAAAAATGATACGAATACTTCTGAAGATAGGGGAGCAATCCAAAAAGAAATGGATTCATTAACATTAGAAGTAGACCGTATTGCTAACCAAACTGAATTTAATGGTAAGAAACTATTAAAAGAAGGAGCTGCAGGAGAAGGAAGTAGCTTTACTTTCCAAATCGGTGCTAACAAGGGACAAGATATTACGTTAAAAGTAGCAGACATGACAGCAGCATCTCTTAAAGTTGGAACTGTTACAGATGGTGTATTAGATGTAGCAGATAAATTAGACGTTTCAACTGATACTTTATCAGCAGCTGATTTTGATACAGTTATTGGAAAACTTGACGATGCAATTAGTTCAGTATCAACAGAACGTGCAAACCTAGGTGCAACACAAAACCGTTTAGATCACACTGTTTCTAACCTAGCTACAACAAAAGAAAACTTATCAGAAGCTAATTCTCGTATTACTGACGTAGATATGGCTGAAGAAATGATGAGCTTTACTAAATCAAATATTCTTTCTCAAGCTTCAACAGCAATGTTGGCACAAGCTAATCAAATGCCACAAGGCGTACTACAATTATTACAATAA
- a CDS encoding flagellin has product MRINTNTAAMNTYSQLTSANASKSSSLAKLSSGLRINKAGDDAAGLAISEKMKNQISGMNQASRNAQDGISLIQTAEGGLTETHSILNRMRDLAVQSKNDTNTDEDRGAIQKEMDSLTKEVDRIANQTEFNGKKLLTADDGTSGTSFTFQIGANKGQDITLSISNMTASELGVGTGTGDTMTGPDVSTAAADFDKVIEDLDTAISSVSTERANLGATQNRLDHTVSNLATTKENLSEANSRITDVDMAEEMMSFTKSNILSQASTAMLAQANQMPQGVLQLLQ; this is encoded by the coding sequence ATGAGAATCAATACAAATACAGCAGCAATGAATACTTACTCTCAATTAACATCAGCTAACGCTTCAAAAAGCAGCTCATTAGCTAAACTATCATCAGGATTACGTATCAACAAAGCTGGGGATGATGCAGCAGGATTAGCAATCTCAGAAAAAATGAAAAATCAAATCAGCGGTATGAATCAAGCTTCACGTAACGCTCAAGATGGAATTTCATTGATTCAAACAGCTGAGGGTGGATTAACAGAAACACACAGCATCTTAAATCGTATGCGTGATTTAGCTGTTCAATCTAAAAACGATACGAATACTGACGAAGATAGAGGAGCTATCCAAAAAGAAATGGATTCTCTTACTAAAGAAGTAGACCGCATTGCAAATCAGACAGAGTTTAACGGAAAAAAATTATTAACTGCAGATGATGGTACTAGTGGTACTAGCTTCACTTTCCAAATCGGTGCTAACAAAGGACAAGATATTACGTTAAGTATATCTAATATGACAGCTAGTGAATTAGGAGTAGGTACGGGTACAGGCGACACAATGACTGGTCCAGATGTATCGACTGCAGCAGCTGATTTTGATAAAGTAATTGAAGATTTAGATACAGCAATTAGTTCAGTATCAACAGAACGTGCAAATTTAGGTGCAACACAAAACCGTTTAGACCACACAGTTTCTAATTTAGCTACAACTAAAGAAAACCTTTCAGAGGCAAATTCTCGTATTACTGATGTAGATATGGCTGAAGAAATGATGAGCTTCACTAAATCAAATATCCTTTCTCAAGCTTCAACAGCAATGTTGGCACAAGCTAATCAAATGCCTCAAGGCGTACTACAATTATTACAATAA
- the flgL gene encoding flagellar hook-associated protein FlgL, producing the protein MRVTDSLMSKSFLRNLSANTTNVMKYQNQLSTLKEVSKPSDDPLKVSKILDLNNSIIQNDQYKTTINDAIQWTNVQDSALSSATESMQRIKTLIQYSANGTLSHEDRQANKAEIESEIQGTVDALNTNFGGRYVFAGKNTTEKPFEVQKDEAGEITGITYSGTAEGNGNLSREIAPGVSVELSTDGRNFMNAQNADGSDNIGSFFSEVLTALDADDTEKLSGLLDRADQEIENVVSNRSKTGSIFNRLTATLERNDSEKLNLKTMLSENQDIDVAEKYMQFTMEKSAYEASLSMGTKILQTSILDYL; encoded by the coding sequence ATGCGTGTAACCGATTCGTTAATGTCGAAAAGTTTTTTGCGCAATCTTTCGGCTAATACAACAAATGTTATGAAATACCAAAATCAATTGTCAACGTTAAAAGAAGTCAGTAAACCTTCTGACGATCCGCTAAAAGTGTCAAAGATATTAGATTTAAATAATTCAATTATTCAAAATGACCAATATAAAACAACCATCAATGACGCGATTCAATGGACCAATGTACAAGATTCTGCATTAAGCAGTGCTACAGAATCGATGCAACGCATCAAAACACTGATTCAATACTCAGCCAATGGCACACTTAGCCATGAAGATCGTCAAGCCAATAAAGCCGAAATTGAATCTGAAATCCAAGGAACTGTTGATGCATTGAATACCAATTTTGGTGGACGCTATGTTTTTGCAGGAAAAAACACCACAGAGAAGCCATTTGAAGTACAAAAAGACGAAGCTGGTGAAATTACTGGGATTACTTATAGTGGAACAGCTGAAGGTAATGGAAATCTATCACGTGAAATTGCACCAGGTGTTTCGGTGGAATTGAGTACGGATGGTCGTAACTTTATGAATGCACAAAATGCGGATGGTTCAGATAATATAGGTTCTTTCTTTTCTGAGGTATTAACTGCTCTAGACGCAGATGACACAGAAAAATTATCTGGCTTATTAGACAGAGCAGATCAAGAAATTGAAAATGTCGTATCGAATCGTTCTAAAACCGGATCTATCTTTAATCGATTAACTGCGACATTAGAGCGTAATGACAGTGAAAAACTTAACCTTAAAACGATGTTATCTGAAAATCAAGACATTGACGTAGCTGAAAAATATATGCAATTCACCATGGAAAAATCAGCTTATGAAGCATCTTTGTCTATGGGAACTAAAATATTGCAAACAAGCATATTAGACTATCTTTAA